In the Malania oleifera isolate guangnan ecotype guangnan chromosome 1, ASM2987363v1, whole genome shotgun sequence genome, one interval contains:
- the LOC131146832 gene encoding dehydrin Xero 1-like, translating into MAHMRDEYNNIRQTDGDQTQHHQMGGYDTSAGTGRQGGMAMSGQHQMHDAASMTGGQHGTIPGGTAMHGGSGQMMPQQEHDASRGMHHRSGSSSSSDSEDDGEGGRRKKKGLKERLPGHRHDDQTHKSATTTPCGPGAYDATVDQQQEKKGIMGKIKEKLPGHH; encoded by the exons ATGGCGCACATGAGGGACGAGTACAACAACATTCGCCAAACAGACGGCGACCAGACGCAGCACCACCAGATGGGTGGCTATGACACCTCCGCCGGCACCGGCAGGCAAGGCGGCATGGCGATGTCGGGACAGCACCAAATGCACGACGCCGCGTCCATGACGGGCGGCCAGCATGGAACCATACCAGGTGGTACTGCCATGCACGGTGGCAGTGGGCAGATGATGCCGCAGCAGGAGCATGACGCTTCGCGCGGGATGCATCATCGGTCCGGCAGCTCTAGCTCA TCGGACTCGGAGGATGACGGAGAAGGggggagaaggaagaagaaggggcTGAAGGAGAGGCTACCGGGGCACCGGCACGATGATCAGACGCATAAGTCAGCAACCACCACTCCCTGTGGTCCCGGAGCTTATGACGCCACCGTGGACCAGCAGCAAGAGAAGAAAGGGATTATGGGAAAGATCAAGGAGAAGCTCCCTGGCCACCATTAA